In the Mytilus galloprovincialis chromosome 10, xbMytGall1.hap1.1, whole genome shotgun sequence genome, one interval contains:
- the LOC143047763 gene encoding uncharacterized protein LOC143047763, whose product MQTIMRKSLEVFIICLLFPLSWGHLCLIHPLQRGDMEITMSGSKTCFRHEPECGGQPPETPVHWFMGGKQMWIKWQQNYNHYDVGYPGYMDVAYAPLNSSNWKTIAYVADEYFYAQDHQRNYTAIVVLPNIECAHCVIRARYQSHKPGESIFYQCSDVVIKQTHAELEQAKPTPLQQQDLDTQYGSILKKYNNLKRKHDSSQYIDQHCLIGFSYNRLTPFDSFLMSVNLRTGETREMEKFYINIALQQKQRNKRNRIRADNGDFVYDAISAINSNGNFVNLYHTGETADIVIDFVMEVDLKHPGDVIKRAKIVNNLDFPISTVMPYAEDSYYTVTLADRVDKGQFQFILGKLTYTAIQQFSYKPIMWSEPESLYVNYQWAEYDSVRNRVYLLMGNENSPDRLQARIYTYDITEGNVSWVEVDVSDYTYMSFHVHKKTGRLFAVSPGLTYHFNPYWSLIEVDPSTGKSKNLKLITNVGYFSLYYGGTVFNGIDEETDTLYHVLRLIDTNADVIVGININTYKMTFSEITNLRHLHNLSYIRANNTCYL is encoded by the exons ATGCAAACAATTATGAGAAAATCACTGGAAGTCTTTATAATATGCCTACTCTTTCCTTTGTCATGGGGACATCTTTGTTTAATACATCCACTACAGAGAGGTGATATGGAGATTACAATG AGTGGAAGTAAAACATGTTTTCGTCACGAACCCGAATGTGGAGGACAGCCACCAGAGACACCAGTTCATTGGTTTATGGGCGGCAAACAAATGTGGATAAAGTGGCAACAGAATTATAACCATTACGATGTAGGATATCCAG GGTATATGGATGTGGCGTATGCACCATTGAATTCATCAAACTGGAAAACTATAGCTTATGTGGCAGATGAATATTTCTATGCTCAGGATCACCAAAGAAATTACACAGCAATAGTT GTACTCCCAAACATTGAGTGTGCTCATTGTGTTATCAGAGCTCGGTACCAGTCGCACAAACCAGGAGAATCGATATTTTACCAGTGTTCGGATGTTGTAATAAAACAAACACACGCAGAACTAGAACAAGCAAAACCAACTCCACTACAGCAACAAGACCTTGACACTCAATATGGATCCATATTAAAAAagtataacaatttaaaaagaaaacacgaCAGTTCTCAGTACATCGATCAACATTGTTTGATTGGATTTTCATATAATCGCTTGACTCCTTTTGATAGTTTCTTAATGAGTGTTAATTTAAGGACAGGTGAAACAAGAGAAATGGaaaaattttatattaatattgccCTTCAACAAAAACAGAGGAATAAAAGGAATCGAATAAGAGCGGATAACGGAGATTTTGTGTATGATGCCATATCTGCCATTAATTCAAATGGTAATTTTGTGAATTTATACCACACCGGGGAAACGGCTGACAttgttattgattttgttatGGAGGTTGACCTCAAGCATCCAGGAGATGTCATTAAAAGGGCGAAAATTGTCAACAATTTAGACTTCCCTATCAGCACAGTAATGCCTTACGCTGAAGACAGTTATTATACAGTAACTCTGGCAGATCGTGTAGATAAAG GACAATTCCAGTTCATTCTTGGAAAGTTGACATATACAGCGATTCAGCAATTCTCTTACAAACCTATCATGTGGTCAGAACCAGAATCACTTTATGTGAATTATCAATGGGCGGAATATGACAGTGTGAGAAATCGTGTATATTTACTGATGGGCAACGAGAACTCGCCAGATAGACTTCAGGCAAGAATATATACATACGATATCACAGAAGG AAATGTTTCCTGGGTGGAGGTAGATGTTTCTGATTATACGTATATGTCTTTCCATGTTCATAAAAAGACAG GTCGTCTTTTTGCAGTTTCTCCCGGACTTACATATCATTTTAATCCATATTGGTCACTTATTGAGGTCGATCCATCTACTGGAAAATCTAAAAATCTGAAACTTATTACTAATGTTG GATATTTTTCACTGTATTATGGTGGAACCGTATTCAATGGAATTGATGAAGAAACTGATACTTTGTATCACGTGTTAAGATTGATTGACACAAATGCTGACGTCATCGTcggaataaatataaatacttacaAGATGACATTTTCTGAAATTACGAACCTGAGACATTTACATAATCTATCATATATTCGAGCAAACAATACTTGTTATCTCTAA